The following is a genomic window from Bombina bombina isolate aBomBom1 chromosome 3, aBomBom1.pri, whole genome shotgun sequence.
ggcttggcacaaaaggatggcaggcaggagggagatgcaattcaaggacactaggagactgattactgacagtctaaacagtgatgattgacattttttgcaatactgttaacagaaatatgattgctgacaacaattggctaggtgggggcctggctcacagcaggctgcaaggcaggaggaaagtgcatttcaatggcaccagcaaactgacgattcaaatcacagcaactattaccaaaaattttaatttttaattattagaatactttcacaacaaatatgattggtgtaaatattttttaagtaggcctgacacacaggcttggaaggctgtagaaaactgcaattcaaaggcacgagcaaactgagggttaagatcatcaacaataaagatttttttaattttaattagtaactatactgtgacaaaaaattaggattggtgtaaatagttggcaagacggcctggcacaaaaggatggcaggcaggagggagatgcaattcaaggacactaggagactgattactgacagtctaaacagtgatgattgacaatttttgcaatactgttaacagaaatatgattgctgacaacaattggctaggtgggggcctggctcacagcaggctgcaaggcaggaggaaagtgcgtttcaatggcaccagcaaactgacgattcaaatcacagcaactattaccaaaaattttaatttttaattattagaatactgtcacaacaaatatgattggtgtaaatattttttaagtaggcctggcacacaggcttggaaggctgtagaaaactgcaattcaaaggcacgagcaaactgagggttaagatcatcaacaataaagatttttttaattttaattagtaactatactgtgacaaaaaattaggattggtgtaaatagttggcaagacggcctggcacaaaaggatggcaggcaggagggagatgcaattcaaggacactaggagactgattactgacagtctaaacagtgatgattgacaatttttgcaatactgttaacagaaatatgattgctgacaacaattggctaggtgggagcctggctcacagcaggctgcaaggcaggaggaaagtgcgtttcaatggcaccagcaaactgacgattcaaatcacagcaactattaccaaaaattttaatttttaattattagaatactgtcacaacaaatatgattggtgtaaatattttttaagtaggcctggcacacaggcttggaaggctgtagaaaactgaattcaaaggcacaagcaaactgagggttaagatcatcaacaataaagatttttttaattataattagtaactatactgtgacaaaaaattaggattggtgtaaatagttggcaagacggcctggcacaaaaggatggcaggcaggagggagatgcaattcaaggacactaggagactgattactgacagtctaaacagtgatgattgacaatttttgcaatactgttaacagaaatatgattgctgacaacaattggctaggtgggggcctggctccagcaggctgcaaggcaggaggaaagtgcttttcattggcaccagcaaactgacgattcaaatcacagcaactattaacaaaaaatttaatttttaattattagaatactgtcacaacaaatatgattggtgtaaatattttttaagtaggcctggcacacaggcttggaaggctgtagaaaactgcaattcaaaggcacgagcaaactgagggttaagatcatcaacaataaagatttttttaattttaattagtaactatactgtgacaaaaaattaggattggtgtaaatagttggcaagacggcctggcacaaaaggatggcaggcaggagggagatgcaattcaaggacactaggagactgattactgacattctaaacagtgatgattgacaatttttgcaatactattaacagaaatatgattgctgacaacaattggctaggtgggggcctggctcacagcaggctgcaaggcaggaggaaagtgcttttcattggcaccagcaaactgacgattcaaatcacagcaactattaccaaaaattttaatttttaattattagaatactgtcacaacaaatatgattggtgtaaatatttttgaagtaggcctggcacacaggcttggaaggctgtagaaaagtgcaattcaaaggcacgagcaaactgagggttaagatcaacactaaaaatttgttttatttaaattaataactatactgtctgactgtgactacaattatgattggtgtaaatagttggctagacggcctggcacaaaaggctggcagtggcaggcaggaggtaaatgaaattcaatggccctaggagactgaatatttgcagtccaaaaaattatgttttttatttttttattactgttacaagaattgtgattggtgccactaattggctacttgggcctggcagacaggctggcagatatgagtcgtggatggtaggtagggcagtaatttaacacagtatgctgtgtaagtgacaaaaacacaggactgatagaaaattaagttacattacactagcaaaatatttgaaaattttagattttaatattaaaattatgttaagaagtgcaatgcacatatgactctatgagtggtcacactggctggctgctacgtagggcagcaattataacaacagtatgctgtgtaagtcagatagacagttagacacaggcctgatagaaaatacaattagattacactagcataatgatttaaagacttttttttggaaattttaagaaaaaggttaagcacatacatatgagtcgtggctgatagccttggaagggcagctattaaaaacagtaggctatgtttgtcggatacacacacgcctgatagaaaatactattagattacactagaaaaatgattgaaattattttttttgggggggggaattaaaaaaaggttaaacacatatgagtcgtggctcatagactagggagggcagcaagtaaacacagtaggctctctatgtcagcaaaacacacaggccggatagaaaattagatttgattacactagcaaacaaatttaaactttttttttttatatattaaaattaaggtgaaagaaaaatagatatgagtgctaggtggctgcctggcacagaccaattaaccaaaagactgaaaaaaaagaggtatattaatgctgagtgagcctgacagacacaggcatgatagtaaatgtaattagattacactagaaaaatatttttttgtgtttttttttaaattaaaaataatgttataaacggatattaacactgctgactgctggcacagagcaatgaaccagagtatatgctgtgtgacactggtctgatagaaaatgaaaaaaaattacactagaaaaataattatatttttgggttagttaaatttaaactaatgttgttagggagatatcagtggtggcagtagtcacagcatatgctgtgagccttaaacacacagctgaaagccaggcaaatgctaataaaaaacaaacaaacaaaacaaaaaaaaacggcacgaaatatagccctaaaaagggctttttggggtgctgtgcttgcagcagagatgagtggagtccttctggactgtaaatacactagcctagctatgtttttcctattaatgtcaggagcaaaaacacaacacgtcctctcattaaaaaagcaaggtcgttatgagtctaaaatggcggattccgagtagctgggagtgtctgtgagggagtgtctgatgttgattggctctaatgtgtcaggcggctgtgacataaagggtcaaagtttccacaatgatgacacataggggcggatcaaacatcgccatgtgttcgcccacaaacgcgaacgagaacaacctatgttcgcgggcgaacagttcgggacatcactaatccaCATGGCAACATTCGTTTTCAGATAAGATCCACCTCTTTATTATACACATGTTCACATTACAGTTCAATTCAGACTTTTCAACCTTTATCCTTCTTTTAGGCAAATACCTATATCAGATCAATGACCAGACTCCTAATCCTTCACCCAGATACCTTCATGGTCCTGTCCTGTGCTCTCTATGGCTGCTGTTTCACAAAGCCAATGTGTGTAAGAAGAGTAAGAGAGTCTGGTTGCCAAACTGACTGAAAGCCATGCAGTAAAAGCATCCCACATCACCACCCATATTTAGAAAAACTGCGCTTTCCACATGGCCCTTCTGGGCTTTGCTACAACCACTTTAGATCTTACCAAAACTAAACAAAATGAATCTTTACATTTGGTTATTTGACAGTAAACTTTAGTTAATTAATCTGTCcgtattaaatgtatttaaaagtttaCTACCTGTTCTTAATATTGTGTTTTAATGCACAATATACAAAAACTAAACAAGCATTTTATGGAAATGTGTCAAATTATTCCAATAAAAAGTCATAGACTAGTCCATACATTTAACTTCTGTAGATGGTGAATCATTCTCATTCTTAGTGTTGTTGTCCTTATTCCATATATGATAGGGTTGAAAAAAGGAGAGACAACTAAGGGAGTTACAGAGAGTAAAATGTGAACTACCATAGGGGAATTAGTGCTGTTTAGCCTAAAGCGAACAAAAACAAACATGGCCCCTACCAGAAAAATAGAGAAACCAAGCAAGTGGGTGACCAAGGTATGAAAAGCTTTCTGACGCGATTCTTTGGAAAGTGTAAAACAGATTATAAATATCCGTAAATAAAAATAAGCAATGGTTGACAAAGTAAAAGCGAAAAAAATTCCAATAATTATGGCTCCATACATTACATTTAAAGACGTGTCTACACATGACAGGTTAACAATTGCCATGTTACCACACAGGATGTTTTTGATGACGACACCACAGAGGGGAAGAACAGCAGATAATATAATAAAACTTAAGTTTGATGAGAATGAGAAAACTAAAGATCCAAAGATGAGCATCAGTACTTTCGTGTTTGTCATCAATGTTATGTAGTGCAAGGGGTGACACACAGCCAAATATCTGTCATACGCCATAATAGTAATAGTTGATATTTCAAAAGTGCCAAAAGTCAGAACACAGAGCGCTTGGATGAAACAGCCAGTGCGGGAGACTGTGTTAGATGAAGAAAACAAATCAAACAATAGCTTGGGGAAAAATGATGTGCTCCCAAACATCCCATTAAGGACAAGATTACAAATCAGAATGTACATTGGTTCATGAAGACTTTTGTCCGTCAAAACCACCAATGCAATCATAAGACTAAAAAGaatgataaataaatagatgacaAGAGACAGTGTGCCATATACAAATCTGAATCTTTCCAATTCTATTAATCCAAGAAGCAGAAAACTAGTGATGGTGCTGGACACATTGTTCATCTTGCTTTGCTCTACATTAAATACTCAGGAAACAGCCCTGTGAAAAACAAAGAATACACAGGAAATCTTTATGATAAACATGACCATCCGATGGAAATAGACAAAAATACAATGTAGAGGACatcgacatttaaaaaaaaaaaatatatatatatatatacttatttatatataattataaaatgttaaacacaattattaataataataataataataataataataataaataaaagaataaaatgtgtCACAATATGAAAAAATCAAGAAAATCCCAAGTATGAAGATCAAAGGGTGATCACAATTGACTCTCTTTCTTCCACTCCGGCAGCTCCTTGAACAAGTCACGGTCCCACCTTCTTATTATATTTCTAAAACATAGAAAAACAAGGGGGCTATAATGGccttccagttaaataccttgaaacaatgtctatatgtctaaatatgtgtatatgcatatgtatacatgtttatttatgtttttttacatgtgtaaacatgtatttgcacatatacatacatataaacatataaacacacacacacacatatatatatatatatatatatatatatatatatgtgtgtatttatatatatatatatatatatatatatatgtgtgtatttatatatacacacacacacaattttgagccctttccagttaaataccttggaACACtctataatttttattcaattttttttctctaCCCAAAATATCTTTATTTAGCAGTAACAGATTGAAAATGCTTGATTACAAAGTTATGAGATGTATTCCTTCCAACTGTTGAatataatgaggcctatttatcaaatgtctgtcgaacctgatccgacaattgcgcatcaggtccgacagacattgttgaatgcggagagcaatacgatctctgtattcagcattgcaccagcaattgtgagctgatggtgcaatgccgccctctgcagactggccgccaattggccgccagcaggggggtgtcaatcaacccgatcgtactcgatcgggttgaattccggcgatgtctgtctgcctcctcagagcaggcagacagggttatggagcagcggtctttagactgctgcttcataactgctgtttctggcgagtctgaagactcgccagaaacacgggccctcaagctccattcagagcttgataaatgggcctctatgtatacatttttattttctcaagTCATTATTTGAAATTTGTTTAGGTTAGAATTTGGTCTAGTTGCAGCACTCGTGTTACCAAGCAGCAGATTCTTAGTAAGAATTATAGGAAGTATCTAAAGTAGGCTACAATGTATTTGTTTTCAGCCACAACAACATTATACCTTTTTCAACTGTCACAAAATTTAGTCCCTTAAATATATTAGAAAGGTTTTTCAATGTTCTACTTTCACTGATAAAGGGGATAGCAGCTAGATAGTGACCTAGATTAATAGACGCTTACGTCTATTACGACGGCATtgctaaatcggccccatggtgtcagatttttattcaattttaatattttatttgttttattgtgtttttaatggaaaaatttcccattcc
Proteins encoded in this region:
- the LOC128652156 gene encoding olfactory receptor 6K3-like is translated as MNNVSSTITSFLLLGLIELERFRFVYGTLSLVIYLFIILFSLMIALVVLTDKSLHEPMYILICNLVLNGMFGSTSFFPKLLFDLFSSSNTVSRTGCFIQALCVLTFGTFEISTITIMAYDRYLAVCHPLHYITLMTNTKVLMLIFGSLVFSFSSNLSFIILSAVLPLCGVVIKNILCGNMAIVNLSCVDTSLNVMYGAIIIGIFFAFTLSTIAYFYLRIFIICFTLSKESRQKAFHTLVTHLLGFSIFLVGAMFVFVRFRLNSTNSPMVVHILLSVTPLVVSPFFNPIIYGIRTTTLRMRMIHHLQKLNVWTSL